The Montipora foliosa isolate CH-2021 chromosome 10, ASM3666993v2, whole genome shotgun sequence genomic sequence GGATAATCAGAAAAAACCTGAGAGCTCCTTTACACCAGTCCCGATTTTGCCCATAATTTTCTTGTCCCGTCatgactgactgcccctgggtctccaaGGATGGAGTTGAACCTACGGCCTTCTGTTTACTATATGGGAGGCTCTATCACTGGGCCACGTGAGACTATTAAGAGCCTTGAGGGCCTGGTTCAACTTTGGTGAAGGTGAGAATAATTTATTGCTCTGAGGACTGAACCCATTGATGCCTAGGAGTGatacttaatagattttactctgtctaattccagacaattttacttgtcaatgaggACAGTTCAAGAGTCAACAATGGGTTAATTATATTGAAGATGACAATATTCCTCTGAGCACTTAATTGTTTGTATAAATATTGTATAGGTTCAGGTATATCGTCTAAATGAACCTAGTTTAATTAATGGCCTTAAATGCTCCCAAGAGTCTCCTATACTTTAAAGGTAAAACATTGGCACAAGTGATCGGAAGATCATACTTTCTATTCCTGTTTGGAGTACTTGCATTTTTCCAAGCATTTTCTGAGCCATATCATTGAAAAAATCTCCTTTACTACAAATCATAATAACCACTGAAATCACTTTATCCATGTCCTGATTCAGGAAAGTGCAAAGATCAGTGATGAGGCAGTTGACTTGCCAGAGATTAAAAGATTGAGGAGAGGCAACGTGGATGACAAAACACAGGCTCAAAGAAGAACagtaacaaaatcaaagaaaagcaAACAGCAATGTTCCAGTGACGCAACTCCTATACAGCCTCTTGAAAGTCAACCCTCAGAAGAGTTACCAGCTGATGGAGAATCAATGCCTTCATTCAGCAAACCTGAAACAAGGACAGAAGAGCTTAATGATATTGAACAGTTATCTTCGGAGTCTGATAGCAGCATTAACATGTCAGACAAAAGAGATTCTTTAACTCTCTATGACACAGATGAATGCCAAAGTGACCATAGTTTTCTTCGACAACAAATCAAGATATTGAAAACTCCTTTTCAGCTGGAAGATGACTGTCCTGCTTTAGCTAGGATCAGAGGTATAGAATAAATTGCACTCCATCAAGTGCATGAATCATGCTTGTCCTTAAGGCAGCTATAGTTGCCTACCTGGTGTTTCATACTCCTGATGGGGAGCCTGTGCCTTCTTTAATCCTGATAATCAGATTTAGCACCACAAAGTCAAAGTTTTCCTTAACAATTTTCCCAACTTCCTTTAGCCATTTAAAACGTTACAGTGACAGCCTTATGATACAGAGATCATTTTTGAAATTAACAGCAAGGATCACCAGCACTCAAATATAGCCAGATTTTCTCTACTGGCATATATTTGCAGTTTCAGAGGCATTTTGTAGCATTGTGTTTCAGATGTTGGCGtgttttttttagcattttacattattctctctctctcactcaatctctctctctctctctctctctttatcCCCTTCCACTTTTTATCAATGGCAGTGGAAGGTGCCTGTTTTCTCTGGGGACCAATGGGTGGATTACCATGATTTGGCCGTCTTCCAGGTTCCATCTATGAGTTTGCAGTGGATAGTAAAAGCTGCTACTAACAATAGATGACTCAGTAACTTAACCTTTACACAGCAATGCATTTCTTAACTCTGTTtttaaaaaactcattaataattcatgaggctaacagcctatcaaaacacagATAAAACTttacgtgtatgagctttatatcctgataaaacactccttgtTATAGTATTCTTTTATATATAAAGAATACTGATAAGGCatggcttgtttttcttgtatgctaatattcacctctcacaatttgaaccattgttctgagtccagagggacacgctttttgtggaatgttttttaagctgttcaaaaaactcgcagcatgTGTTTTAATTATCGGgcctaaaaacactcggctacgcctcatgtttttaaaccccgataaaacactgctgctggttttttaaacattacataactTCCTGTTGTGCACTACTAATTTTGACATGTAATCTTCATGTACAAATACTTGCAGAGCATTAAAGAATAGGTGATAGCATAAAATTACCCTATACTTACAACCTTGAATTACGTAATGCTTCCAATCATTACTTTTTTGATTGAAATAAATGTAATTAATTTCTCTCCAGCAAAGGATTCAAGACATATTCCCATTGAGATCATTCAAAATGCATTGAGAAAAGGTAAAAGCTACTACAAAATCATTCATTGTAGTATCTACATGTAGACCAGTGTTTTAAATTTCTTGCTCCTCTCGTTTTGTTTCATTGCATGGTGAAAGATTGACTTCCCTTCATTGTCTTCCAGTTAATAATAGAAGAGACGACATAATAATGAGAAGTCTTAACCGACAAGCACAGAGAAAGGTGCTTGGTAACTTACAGGATGCAAGATGTGGCGAAATACCAAACGAGACATTAAGTTTGGCTTCAGATGGCCATCTTCTTGAGAGGTATTTCTGAGAAGACGAAATGttgtaaaaaattaaatgtACTTTACATTTAGTTTAACAACAAGGGACTTCCATCAATGATTGCTTACAAGTGCCAAGGGTTTGACCCAAATAGGTTCTCGTGAATTGTTTATTATGGTGTGTCTCGAAAATGAAGACCCTATGACcacaaaaacttgaaaactcgGAAACTAATAAAGTATGTAACTGtaccccaaaaccctcaatttggctaaccctagacctaaaaaccaactttaggcctagttaAGCGTacggttagccaaattgagagtTTTTGGGGTACTTCATTCGTTTCTGTGTTTAAGGGTCTTACGGGTCTTAaggtcttcgtttttgagacacccGTTTATTAAGTGTTGTGGCAGAATGGAGAACATTTTTATGGAGTATTTCAGTCATTCAGCCCCTCCCCTACATCATCGTAACGGTTTTTCCCTGTTTATCAGTGTAACAGgaggggcaggtacaaaacacaggtcttaGGTCAGAGGTGACTGTTTTATCAATGCAtaaacaaacctaaacattcattaacgctaaccttaggcctaaaatgtCCTGTTTTGGTCgcattaggcctaaggttagctttattgaatgtttaggtttgtttctgtattggtaaaacagagacctgtgaAGGAGACCTGTGTGACCTGAGACCTGTCTTTTGGTAAACCGAAATCTGAGTGTCCATCTGAGAGCTGGCTGGGCAGTAGTGGAAACTTGTAGATGTCCCAGGGCCTCACTCCACATGGGTCAGATAACAGTATTTAAACTGGATGAACCCAGTCAACAGGGCCCATATAAAAGGCCCCCAGGCACATTAAACTTTAATTTAACTGTGcattgaaattattattaaggtaaaggtaaagtctgctacgagccgtGGGTAGCCCATctggccggcacttatctccggttactcaatactgtagcatgaagtgactgggagtatttctactcccctctGGATGGGATGCAAGTCCATCCCATGGTTAcacccagcattaaatttgccagtacccatttatacacctgggtgaagagaggcactgtgagaataaagtgtcttgcccaagaacacaacacattGACCCAGCCAGGGCTCTAACCCGGACCGCTCAATCCGGAGTCTGGTTTGGGGTGTGGTCCAGGGCGCTAACCAttaggccaccgcgcctccccgCATTGAAATTATTAAGTTTGACCAATTGACTCAGACTTAAACCGCCTCACTGACAAGttaaatcatctggcattagacagactaTCTATTAAGTGTAACTCCTTGGAATCAATGGGtgaaaggggacatagttttcgAGTGGAGGTCaaggttgttaacccattgataGTAAAATCTTTTGGCCAGAGCCAGTTACTTAGTATCACTCCAGGGGGCAATGGGTTAATTTTGGATTAGCCAACTCAACGCAGTTTGTGTAGGCTTttcacaattgagtttctttaTATATAGGTATAAAGAAATGGAGTCAAGAGTTGCCAACATTGAAAAAGTTTATGaccaaattaaacaagaacatgCTCAGCACAAGGTAAGCCATAGAGACTCACTGTCTCCTTGCACATGGTGTCTAAACATTCATCTTTGTTCTTTTCTTGACAACCTCAGCACATAGGTGAATTGGTAGCACAGCTGGAAGTAATCAGTGATAAATTCAGCAGTGATGACTTGGTTGAACAAGTGAAAAGAACAAGGAATTTAGGTGTGTAATGAAGCTGCTTACTCACCCCACTCCAACCCCCAAAGGAAGATAGAGCATTAGATCCTGGCTGAAGGTCCAGTATAAAACGTAAAGAAGAAATGAAGGGGTTACTTTCTAAAGAAGCTATGTGCTGCACTGGTGGGGtgtagaaaatgaaaatttgtttttatcaaacaagttgatgAAGGTATTAGTAACTGTCCCGACAAATTAATGCCTATCGTTCAAAAACAATATATGAGCACACAAATCTTTCTTACAGAGGTTACATGTAATTTACTATATCAGCTAATGTtgataaaaaaaacttctttaCATTCGGCCAGTTGTTTCAggaaaaaatttcaaaacattAATACACTTCCACGGCCATACAGGGCAAGTTGTCTTAAAGCCAATATTCACTCTTAAAAGATGGGTGCGTTTTCCTTCACTCTGTAATAGAAATTAAGCTAACTGAGGCACATCATTAGTTAACCAAGAGGTACCCCTCTCTTctttgtgtaattttttttagatattAATCTTAATTTATGAAATGTCCATTTGAAGGAGAGAAATAAATCTACATAAAAATACACAAAATACTCTCCTAAAGGATCTCATAGTTGCATTGTTTTAAATTCTTGCTGCAGGTGCATTGACAGGACCAGTGCTCAGTGACCATACTTCATATTCTCATCACCAGCTTGTGCAGATGTTGTTCAAAGATTAATCCTCAAAATGCCATGACTCTATATTGAATGAGCTTGTTAAATATAAATACCACTTTCATTCCCAAGATCAAAttgttcattctcctaactagaaCCATAGATTTCTTTGCCGGGTAGTTGTGataatttggtgttatatcaagatcgcACCTCTTCAgctgataattatcttcattctcaatacctgtctgactgacatttcattgaaattgtgcagagaatttacatgctggtCACTCCTGAGAtgagagtcaaagggttaaattttGCTTATGATCAGACAACCAAAATAGACCCAAttggcgtcaaaattgttgagacactctaaACTtgtcctttagagtcgatttcaagctcggtgcgaaaatgcccccctcccccgcacccccagaacaatgttgtgtttttctgttttctacgagccttgtcgacagcggtacaaaattgattagggtgggggaggaaggggtatcccggaaacgtactttttggacaaaacaaatgtatatatttgaagtgggagttataaatgaaagaaaaaagtggTACTCGCACTTTCATGCagttgtctcttatagacaactAAAAAATTGATgtggcttcaacaggattcgaacccatgacctctgtgatgctaGTGAAATgctctatcaactgagctatgaagccactgagtTGCACCAGCATCACAGAGGTCGTGGATTTGAATCTTGTTAAAGCCACTGAAAtatttcaggtgtctataaagagacatacaatcatgtacatatattttatgcatacatactttatttatgCTCGAGAACCCGGAGCTTGTTTGGCTAATGCTTCgagtttaaaataaataaaaaattaatatttgtcaaaaaaaaaaaaatgaaaatgagatGAGATAAGTGCAAAGCTTTCAGTTATTGGTCAATAAGCTAGTTTGGAAGTACCAATGCATGTCACCTGGTGTTGGTCGTGAATAATAAAGTTAAGGCGTCTAGGAATTCTACTCTAAAATCCATTTAATATGATCATGACCAACTTTGGGACACAGAAATGTGGTTGTATTTAATGGGATGGTATTTTTAATGAGCTAGGGTCAAATAATTCCAAATAACCCATCTGTCAGACAAGAAGAGGAGAGAGACTTGGAGAAACTAACCACATTTGGAACTCAGCTAGTGCCGATTAAACAAGAAGGCGACATAACTTTAACTTGTTGTCATAATCAGTTGAACATGCTAACCACTAACACAGCTTCCCTGAAAATTGTGCAATAAAATGAGGTAATGTTTGTCAAATTGTGTCTGTTTTTTTTAGCACTCAGCAGCCTCACCAAGCATTTTGACAGGTCGTATTAATGGCGTAATTTTGTAAAGAAAAATAAGGAGTGAGGTTTTGTTTGGGTCAACAGAAAACTTGTCATATGgtggggttccactgtaataaatGAGAGCATTGATGACGTGAATAaactctgaaataaaaactctttttcctGAGAGATTTCTCTACAATGTGAAGTAGTCAAAGTCACAAGAATGGCTATGGATACGAACAGTAtccaggggtggatccaggattttttttAGGAGGGGGTGCATCACTAAGGAATGGCATAGCTGAATGGTGACATTTTTgtttgcagaataccagttgtattaaaAAGCTGCAGGTCGTCtcttggggggaggggggagcaCACTtcctgcaccctccccctagatctgCCCCTGGAATCCTGACCTCATGATGCTGTGAATTTTATCCCTCCTCCCtaccctccccctcccctgcCTTTGTCCTGTATTTGGCAGCGACGAAAGCGTTTAGCCGGCTCTAACATGCCGTAAACCATACCGTGTGAAGATCCTTGCAAACGAGCAAAGATTGTCTCTTAAGAATCAAGTTTCAAAAATGTCACATGCAGTGCGCTATTAAACGAAGAACACTTGACCACTTTTGTCTTCTTGTTGAGTTCTGTATGTTTGTATGCAAATAATGGCGCGGTATTCTAAAATGTTTTCTGTTCTTGAAAAACGGAGAATTACTTTTTTAATtgatctttattattttttccttttgcaatagaccaatttcgatatattaaaattcagtcctaaacaaaaggcatcatctcgaggttct encodes the following:
- the LOC137973118 gene encoding uncharacterized protein isoform X1; translation: MRYFTGSRRRKRNTGSDRRQKASVEPESAKISDEAVDLPEIKRLRRGNVDDKTQAQRRTVTKSKKSKQQCSSDATPIQPLESQPSEELPADGESMPSFSKPETRTEELNDIEQLSSESDSSINMSDKRDSLTLYDTDECQSDHSFLRQQIKILKTPFQLEDDCPALARIRAKDSRHIPIEIIQNALRKVNNRRDDIIMRSLNRQAQRKVLGNLQDARCGEIPNETLSLASDGHLLERYKEMESRVANIEKVYDQIKQEHAQHKHIGELVAQLEVISDKFSSDDLVEQVKRTRNLGALTGPVLSDHTSYSHHQLVQMLFKD
- the LOC137973118 gene encoding uncharacterized protein isoform X2; the encoded protein is MRYFTGSRRRKRNTGSDRRQKASVEPESAKISDEAVDLPEIKRLRRGNVDDKTQAQRRTVTKSKKSKQQCSSDATPIQPLESQPSEELPADGESMPSFSKPETRTEELNDIEQLSSESDSSINMSDKRDSLTLYDTDECQSDHSFLRQQIKILKTPFQLEDDCPALARIRAKDSRHIPIEIIQNALRKVNNRRDDIIMRSLNRQAQRKVLGNLQDARCGEIPNETLSLASDGHLLERYKEMESRVANIEKVYDQIKQEHAQHKVH